A part of Streptomyces sp. NBC_01451 genomic DNA contains:
- a CDS encoding MFS transporter: MSYRDVASKQVLIWACTSVGARMPVAMTPLALVFLVRERPGGYALGAVLAAVYVIGEIIGAPVLGMRLRPEHARPQLATGLAAGCAGFVGLGALPEAHFVVLAAFAFLAGAAPAASAGSLRALLTDLVPERAVTQALSTESILVSGIWAVSPAAVTGLALGVAPYVPLLLAAALMASAVAGLWLLPAGWKADDPDTTKGGEQRAGRSPIRVLAGAWPVFVTGAAGLALLGLAELVLPALLEQRGIRVGWSGPLLTGLAVGGGLGALLYGLRDWPGLPRTRGAVLICGMSACVTLVALIPDTAGIAAALVVGGMLQSGGLLNRNLALRDALPPSILAAGYSVMYAAAGAGYAATGSLAGALLHVTAPSNAILAGVGLTLALTAVGWWGEVRRAGRTTRGADTVVTTGATGATGATGATGAAGMEGVAGTAGSGRSAGSAGSAGSVGGTVAPRRPGTPGAPGPEGAAIRGGGDTEGRL; this comes from the coding sequence ATGAGCTATCGCGACGTCGCCTCGAAGCAGGTCCTCATCTGGGCCTGTACCTCCGTGGGCGCCCGCATGCCCGTGGCCATGACACCGCTGGCCCTGGTGTTCCTGGTGCGCGAACGCCCCGGAGGCTATGCGCTGGGCGCGGTCCTCGCCGCGGTCTATGTGATCGGCGAGATCATCGGCGCCCCGGTCCTCGGCATGCGGCTGCGTCCCGAACACGCCCGCCCCCAGCTGGCCACGGGCCTCGCGGCCGGATGCGCCGGATTCGTGGGCCTCGGGGCGCTTCCCGAGGCGCATTTCGTGGTCCTCGCCGCGTTCGCGTTCCTGGCCGGGGCCGCCCCGGCAGCGTCGGCCGGCAGCCTGCGCGCGCTGCTCACCGACCTGGTCCCGGAACGCGCCGTGACGCAGGCACTGTCCACCGAGTCCATACTCGTGTCCGGCATCTGGGCCGTCTCGCCCGCCGCCGTCACCGGCCTGGCCCTCGGCGTCGCGCCGTACGTCCCGCTGCTGCTCGCGGCGGCCCTGATGGCCTCGGCGGTCGCGGGCCTGTGGCTGCTCCCGGCCGGCTGGAAGGCCGACGACCCGGACACCACGAAGGGCGGGGAGCAGCGGGCGGGCCGGTCGCCGATCCGGGTGCTGGCCGGTGCCTGGCCGGTGTTCGTCACGGGTGCGGCGGGTCTCGCGCTGCTCGGTCTGGCCGAACTGGTCCTCCCGGCCCTCCTCGAACAGCGCGGCATCCGTGTCGGCTGGTCCGGCCCGCTGCTGACGGGACTGGCCGTGGGCGGCGGGCTCGGCGCGCTCCTCTATGGACTGCGCGACTGGCCGGGGCTGCCGCGCACCCGCGGTGCCGTGCTGATCTGCGGGATGTCGGCATGCGTGACGCTGGTCGCGCTGATCCCCGACACGGCCGGGATCGCGGCGGCCCTGGTGGTGGGCGGCATGCTCCAGTCGGGCGGGCTCCTCAACCGCAACCTGGCCCTGCGCGACGCCCTCCCACCGAGCATCCTGGCCGCGGGCTACTCCGTCATGTACGCCGCCGCCGGCGCGGGTTACGCCGCCACCGGGTCGCTCGCCGGCGCCCTGCTGCACGTGACGGCACCGTCCAACGCCATCCTGGCCGGTGTGGGCCTGACCCTGGCGCTCACGGCGGTCGGCTGGTGGGGCGAGGTCCGCCGCGCGGGGCGTACGACGCGGGGCGCCGACACGGTCGTTACGACTGGTGCGACTGGTGCGACTGGTGCGACTGGTGCGACTGGTGCGGCAGGTATGGAGGGTGTGGCGGGCACGGCTGGTTCCGGTCGCTCAGCCGGTTCAGCCGGTTCAGCCGGTTCGGTCGGCGGTACGGTCGCTCCCCGCCGTCCCGGCACCCCCGGCGCCCCCGGCCCGGAAGGTGCGGCGATACGAGGTGGGGGTGACACCGAGGGTCGCCTGTAG
- a CDS encoding SDR family NAD(P)-dependent oxidoreductase yields MGNFLAGKVVAVTGAGRGIGRAVALGAAAEGARVVVNDYGVSIDGGSPTSEIADGIVKEIEAAGGDAVAVADDVSTMAGGQRVVDVALSSYGRLDGVVCVAGILRERMLFNMSEEEWDPVVATHLKGTFTVFRAASAVMRKQRAGTLIGFTSGNHQGSVSQANYSAAKGGIISLVRSAALGLHKYGVTANAVAPVARTRMSANVPMELAEIGEPEDVAALVVYLLSDRAKEQRITGQVYTVAGPKIAVWAQPRELRAAYASASGGWTPETIAEFLPGSVGVDPMPMLLQLERMEEAARGGARPNAQ; encoded by the coding sequence ATGGGGAACTTCTTGGCAGGCAAGGTGGTCGCCGTGACGGGTGCCGGCCGGGGGATCGGCCGGGCGGTGGCACTGGGCGCGGCAGCCGAGGGAGCGCGCGTCGTCGTCAACGACTACGGGGTCTCCATCGACGGCGGCTCGCCGACGAGCGAGATCGCCGACGGCATCGTCAAGGAGATCGAGGCGGCGGGCGGCGACGCGGTCGCGGTGGCCGACGACGTGTCCACCATGGCCGGCGGCCAGCGGGTCGTGGACGTGGCGCTGTCCTCGTACGGGCGCCTGGACGGTGTCGTGTGCGTCGCCGGGATCCTGCGCGAGCGGATGCTGTTCAACATGTCCGAGGAGGAGTGGGACCCGGTCGTCGCCACTCATCTGAAGGGCACGTTCACCGTGTTCCGGGCGGCTTCGGCGGTGATGCGGAAGCAGCGGGCCGGGACGCTGATCGGCTTCACCAGCGGAAACCACCAGGGGTCGGTGTCGCAGGCCAACTACAGCGCGGCGAAGGGCGGGATCATCTCGCTCGTACGGAGTGCCGCGCTGGGCCTCCACAAGTACGGGGTGACCGCCAACGCGGTGGCGCCGGTCGCGCGTACGCGGATGTCGGCGAACGTGCCCATGGAACTGGCGGAGATCGGCGAACCGGAGGACGTGGCGGCCCTGGTCGTGTACCTGCTGTCCGACCGGGCGAAGGAGCAGCGGATCACCGGGCAGGTGTACACGGTCGCGGGGCCGAAGATCGCGGTGTGGGCGCAGCCGAGGGAGTTGCGGGCGGCGTATGCGTCTGCCTCCGGCGGGTGGACACCGGAGACGATCGCGGAGTTCCTGCCGGGGTCGGTGGGGGTGGACCCGATGCCGATGCTTTTGCAGTTGGAGCGGATGGAGGAGGCGGCGCGGGGTGGGGCGCGGCCGAACGCCCAGTAA
- a CDS encoding LppX_LprAFG lipoprotein — protein MRRAHLLFTAALVLCTACSGGPDSDSGKSAEEAVDHGAAVRSAIARTSADSARVDEKIELRSADSPTTYVFAIAGAFDLGGDRGRLTVELQDSGMDPVEEVFVDDTVYVRGSRTVDEGEWASAVRSEALTRYFLRAPLNDPEHLLRQTKAMRQVTNEGEEQVNGAPAVHYRGTIDHATATLRMTAETKQGLDAMREKLGDDVPVFADVWVDGKGRAVQARLSYYGGMKATTTMTLSDFGTPVKAEAPPAEQVVPVTAGEDVLLA, from the coding sequence ATGCGCCGCGCCCACCTCCTCTTCACCGCCGCTCTCGTGCTCTGCACTGCCTGTTCCGGCGGTCCGGACAGTGACTCGGGGAAGAGTGCGGAGGAAGCGGTGGATCACGGGGCGGCCGTGCGCTCCGCGATCGCGAGGACGAGCGCGGACAGTGCCCGCGTGGACGAGAAGATCGAGCTGCGGTCCGCCGACAGCCCCACGACGTACGTGTTCGCGATCGCCGGTGCCTTCGACCTCGGGGGCGACAGGGGCCGGCTCACGGTGGAGCTTCAGGACAGCGGCATGGACCCTGTCGAGGAGGTCTTCGTCGACGACACCGTCTATGTGCGGGGCTCGCGGACCGTGGACGAGGGCGAGTGGGCCTCGGCCGTCCGGAGCGAGGCCCTGACCCGCTATTTCCTGCGGGCGCCACTGAACGACCCCGAGCACCTGCTCCGCCAGACGAAGGCGATGCGGCAGGTGACGAACGAGGGCGAGGAACAGGTGAACGGCGCCCCCGCGGTGCACTACCGGGGCACGATCGACCACGCCACCGCGACGCTCCGGATGACGGCGGAGACGAAGCAGGGGCTGGACGCGATGCGCGAGAAACTGGGCGACGACGTGCCCGTCTTCGCGGATGTGTGGGTCGACGGGAAAGGGCGCGCCGTCCAGGCACGGCTGTCCTACTACGGCGGCATGAAGGCCACGACGACGATGACGCTGTCGGACTTCGGGACGCCGGTGAAGGCCGAGGCTCCGCCGGCCGAGCAGGTCGTCCCGGTGACGGCGGGCGAGGACGTCCTGCTGGCCTGA
- a CDS encoding acyl-CoA dehydrogenase family protein: MRFQLTEDQRALRTGVRELLAARFGRERLRAAVGADEAGEVPELDRRLWRELGSAGFFSLRLPETAGGVGLGLPEAVLVFEEAGRALLPGPLIATHLAAGEVPGAAEGGTVVTAVDGGGVVEWLEAADAVRGDAAGAVPIRSADPLTPLHRVTAPVSGDRTDVLLTSLLTAAEQLGTAARVCELAAQHARTREQFGRPIGAFQAVQHLCAGILVRVEVARAAVYAAAVTVDPADIAAARLLADEAAVRGARDCLQVHGGMGFTWESDVHLYLKRAWVRARRPGSVTECEEVLAAALLAEAR; encoded by the coding sequence ATGCGCTTCCAACTCACCGAGGATCAGCGGGCGTTGCGGACGGGCGTACGAGAGCTGCTGGCGGCGCGGTTCGGGCGCGAGCGGCTGCGGGCGGCCGTGGGGGCCGATGAGGCGGGCGAGGTACCCGAGCTGGACCGGAGGCTGTGGCGGGAGCTGGGGAGCGCCGGGTTCTTCTCGCTGCGGCTGCCGGAGACGGCGGGCGGGGTCGGACTCGGCCTGCCCGAGGCGGTGTTGGTGTTCGAGGAGGCGGGGCGCGCACTGCTGCCCGGGCCGCTGATCGCCACGCACCTCGCGGCGGGGGAGGTGCCGGGGGCGGCCGAGGGCGGGACGGTGGTGACCGCCGTCGACGGCGGCGGGGTGGTGGAGTGGCTGGAGGCGGCCGACGCCGTACGAGGGGATGCCGCGGGAGCGGTGCCGATACGGTCGGCGGATCCGCTCACGCCCCTGCACCGGGTCACCGCCCCGGTCTCCGGCGACCGTACGGACGTACTCCTGACGTCTCTCCTCACCGCCGCCGAGCAGCTCGGCACCGCCGCCCGGGTGTGTGAGCTGGCCGCGCAACACGCCCGGACCCGCGAGCAGTTCGGACGGCCGATCGGGGCCTTCCAGGCGGTGCAGCATCTGTGCGCCGGGATCCTGGTCCGGGTCGAGGTGGCGCGGGCGGCGGTGTACGCGGCTGCCGTCACCGTAGATCCGGCGGACATCGCGGCGGCCCGGCTGCTCGCCGACGAGGCGGCCGTGCGTGGCGCCCGTGACTGCCTCCAGGTGCACGGCGGGATGGGCTTCACCTGGGAGTCGGACGTCCATCTGTATCTGAAGCGGGCGTGGGTACGGGCCCGGCGGCCCGGCTCGGTGACGGAATGTGAGGAGGTGCTCGCCGCCGCGTTACTGGCCGAGGCGCGGTGA
- a CDS encoding ATP-binding protein gives MQVLQVQLEIRPDPAEVGRARRWARSRLAGSGVSDDEPLAETLILLVSELVTNAVVHTGCPAVLRLSFEGPGEGECGSRSGAEGVAGGTVRLEVVDLSACPPVPRHAEGDETNGRGLELVDGLADRWGWSVEGVGKRIWCELDRCPAPARCGSGGSATATGAGAGTASAYGGMAAYGAV, from the coding sequence GTGCAGGTGCTTCAAGTGCAGCTGGAGATCCGGCCCGACCCCGCGGAGGTGGGGCGGGCCCGCAGATGGGCGCGGTCGCGCCTTGCCGGGTCCGGGGTCTCGGACGACGAGCCGTTGGCCGAGACGCTGATCCTCCTCGTCTCGGAACTCGTCACCAACGCGGTGGTGCACACCGGGTGTCCGGCGGTGCTGCGGCTGTCGTTCGAGGGTCCGGGCGAGGGTGAGTGCGGGTCGCGGTCCGGCGCCGAGGGCGTGGCCGGCGGGACCGTGCGGCTTGAGGTCGTCGATCTGAGCGCCTGTCCCCCCGTACCCCGGCACGCCGAGGGCGACGAGACCAACGGGCGCGGACTGGAGCTGGTCGACGGGCTCGCCGACCGGTGGGGGTGGAGCGTCGAAGGCGTTGGCAAGCGCATCTGGTGCGAACTGGACCGCTGTCCGGCTCCCGCGCGGTGCGGCAGCGGCGGTTCCGCCACCGCCACGGGGGCCGGTGCCGGTACCGCCTCCGCGTACGGGGGCATGGCGGCGTACGGGGCCGTCTGA
- a CDS encoding cyclase family protein, translating into MSLPAEFHAIAKRVNNWGRWGADDEIGTLNLITDAVVREAAATVRTGHRVPLALPLEQDGVQTGAIPGRVNPVHSMVQINQELFGPPGGGTVATSDDIVTMGLQCATHWDALAHASHSGKLYNGRPADTITAHGGAEFTGIDKARHIVSRGVLLDVARARGVDRLDGGHAVTPEDLDAAEELAGTRVRAGDIVLVRTGQIQVYLAGDKHGYMYPSPGLSVRTPEWFHARDVAAVANDTLTFEIFPPESNDLWMPVHALDLVEMGMPQGQNWNLEKLSTACGQEGRYEFLLSATPEPFTGATGGPVAPVAIL; encoded by the coding sequence ATGTCATTGCCGGCCGAGTTCCACGCCATCGCCAAACGCGTGAACAACTGGGGGCGTTGGGGGGCGGACGACGAGATCGGCACCCTCAACCTCATCACCGACGCCGTCGTGCGCGAGGCCGCCGCGACCGTCCGCACCGGGCACCGCGTCCCCCTCGCCCTCCCGCTGGAGCAGGACGGCGTCCAGACGGGAGCGATTCCGGGCCGGGTGAACCCCGTGCACTCCATGGTCCAGATCAACCAGGAACTGTTCGGACCGCCGGGCGGCGGAACCGTCGCGACCAGCGACGACATCGTGACCATGGGACTCCAGTGCGCGACCCACTGGGACGCCCTCGCTCACGCCTCCCACTCCGGGAAGCTCTACAACGGGCGTCCGGCGGACACGATCACGGCCCACGGCGGCGCCGAGTTCACCGGCATCGACAAGGCCCGGCACATCGTCTCGCGCGGGGTGCTGCTGGACGTGGCCCGCGCGCGGGGCGTCGACCGGCTCGACGGGGGGCACGCGGTGACCCCGGAGGACCTGGACGCGGCGGAGGAACTGGCGGGCACACGCGTGCGTGCCGGTGACATCGTGCTCGTACGGACCGGGCAGATCCAGGTGTACCTGGCGGGCGACAAGCACGGGTACATGTATCCCTCGCCCGGGCTGTCGGTCCGTACGCCGGAGTGGTTCCACGCGCGGGATGTGGCGGCCGTCGCGAACGACACGCTCACCTTTGAGATATTTCCACCTGAATCGAATGATCTATGGATGCCCGTACACGCGCTCGACCTGGTGGAGATGGGGATGCCGCAGGGCCAGAACTGGAATCTCGAAAAGTTGTCCACAGCCTGTGGACAAGAGGGCCGGTACGAGTTCCTGCTGTCGGCGACGCCGGAGCCGTTCACGGGGGCCACGGGTGGTCCCGTGGCCCCCGTGGCGATCCTCTGA
- a CDS encoding Zn-dependent alcohol dehydrogenase: MRGVLFDGKQIQVVDDLEVREPGAGEVLVAISAAGLCHSDLSVVDGTIPFPVPVVLGHEGAGVVEAVGAGVTHVAPGDHVALSTLANCGACAECDRGRPTMCRQSIGRPGRPFTRGGRPVFQFASNSAFAERTVVKAVQAVRIPKDIPMPSAALIGCGVLTGVGAVLNRARVDRGDSVVVIGTGGVGLNVLQGARIAGASRIVAVDANPAKEAMARRFGATHFLTSTEGVRDVLPTGADHVFECVGRVELIRQAVDLLDRHGQAVLLGVPSATAEASFVVSSMFLDKSILGCRYGSSRPQRDIPLYADLYREGRLLLDELVTETYPVEDFEKAVGDAEAGRVARGVLTF, encoded by the coding sequence ATGCGCGGTGTGCTGTTCGACGGTAAGCAGATCCAGGTCGTCGACGACCTGGAGGTGAGGGAGCCGGGAGCCGGAGAGGTGCTGGTCGCGATCTCGGCGGCGGGCCTGTGCCACAGCGACCTGTCGGTGGTGGACGGGACCATCCCCTTCCCCGTCCCCGTCGTGCTCGGCCATGAGGGCGCGGGCGTGGTGGAGGCCGTCGGGGCCGGTGTCACGCATGTCGCGCCCGGGGACCATGTGGCCCTGTCGACGCTCGCGAACTGCGGGGCGTGCGCGGAGTGCGACCGGGGGCGGCCGACCATGTGCCGGCAGTCGATCGGGCGGCCGGGGCGGCCCTTCACGCGGGGCGGCCGGCCGGTGTTCCAGTTCGCGTCCAACTCCGCCTTCGCGGAACGCACGGTGGTGAAGGCCGTGCAGGCGGTACGCATCCCGAAGGACATCCCGATGCCGTCGGCCGCGCTCATCGGGTGCGGGGTGCTGACCGGCGTGGGTGCCGTGCTCAACCGGGCCCGGGTGGACCGCGGGGACAGCGTCGTGGTGATCGGCACGGGCGGGGTCGGGCTGAACGTCCTCCAGGGCGCGCGGATCGCGGGCGCCTCGCGGATCGTCGCCGTGGACGCCAACCCGGCGAAGGAGGCGATGGCCCGGCGGTTCGGCGCGACCCACTTCCTGACCTCGACGGAGGGCGTACGGGACGTGCTGCCGACGGGCGCGGACCATGTCTTCGAGTGCGTCGGCCGGGTCGAACTCATCCGGCAGGCCGTCGACCTGCTCGACCGGCACGGCCAGGCGGTCCTGCTCGGCGTCCCCTCGGCCACGGCCGAGGCGTCCTTCGTCGTCTCGTCGATGTTCCTGGACAAGTCGATCCTCGGCTGCCGCTACGGCTCCTCCCGCCCCCAGCGGGACATCCCGCTCTACGCCGACCTGTACCGCGAAGGGCGGCTGCTGCTCGACGAGTTGGTGACGGAGACGTACCCCGTCGAGGACTTCGAGAAGGCGGTCGGGGACGCGGAGGCGGGGCGGGTGGCCCGGGGGGTGCTGACCTTCTGA
- a CDS encoding MFS transporter, producing MGAADAADAPGRLRKPGRASRLRVHRAWFVAAVAFVTIIGAAAFRSLPGLLIDPLHDEFDWSRGTIGAAVSINLALYGLTAPFAAALMDRFGIRRVVAVALAVIALGSGLTVWMTAAWQLMLCWGLLVGLGTGSMALAFAATVTNRWFTERRGLVTGILTAASASGQLIFLPLLSWIIETHDWRPAAVTVSLAALTVIPFVWLLLRDHPADVGLKPYGAQEFVPKPPPVQGAARRTVKVLLSAVRTGPFWLLAGTFAICGASTNGLIQTHFVPAAHDHGMPITAAASLLAVIGVFDVVGTIASGWFTDRYDPRRLLAVYYALRGVSLLFLPMLLAPTVHPPMIFFIVFYGLDWVATVPPTVALCREHYGDDSAIVFGWVLASHQVGAALVAFLGGLARDVFGAYDVVWYASGALCAAAALMALVIRRRGPARVVAAPA from the coding sequence ATCGGTGCCGCCGACGCCGCTGATGCCCCCGGCCGCCTCCGGAAGCCCGGCCGGGCCTCGCGCCTCCGCGTCCACCGGGCCTGGTTCGTCGCCGCCGTCGCGTTCGTGACGATCATCGGCGCCGCCGCCTTCCGCTCCCTGCCCGGGCTGCTCATTGACCCGCTCCACGACGAATTCGACTGGTCGCGGGGCACGATCGGCGCCGCCGTCTCCATCAACCTCGCGCTGTACGGGCTCACGGCGCCCTTCGCCGCCGCCCTGATGGACCGCTTCGGCATCCGGCGGGTCGTCGCGGTCGCCCTCGCGGTCATCGCGCTCGGCTCCGGCCTGACCGTGTGGATGACGGCGGCCTGGCAACTGATGCTGTGCTGGGGCCTGTTGGTCGGCCTGGGCACCGGTTCGATGGCGCTCGCCTTCGCGGCGACGGTCACCAACCGCTGGTTCACCGAGCGGCGGGGCCTGGTGACGGGCATCCTGACCGCCGCCTCGGCCTCCGGCCAGCTGATCTTCCTGCCCCTGCTGTCGTGGATCATCGAGACGCACGACTGGCGCCCGGCGGCGGTGACGGTGTCCCTGGCGGCCCTGACGGTCATCCCCTTCGTCTGGCTGCTGCTGCGCGACCACCCGGCGGACGTGGGCCTGAAGCCTTACGGCGCGCAGGAGTTCGTACCGAAACCGCCCCCCGTGCAGGGCGCCGCGCGACGGACGGTCAAGGTGCTGCTGTCGGCGGTTCGCACCGGCCCGTTCTGGCTCCTCGCCGGCACCTTCGCGATCTGCGGGGCCTCCACCAACGGCCTGATCCAGACCCACTTCGTGCCCGCCGCCCACGACCACGGCATGCCCATCACGGCCGCCGCCTCACTGCTCGCCGTCATCGGGGTCTTCGACGTGGTCGGCACGATCGCCTCCGGCTGGTTCACCGACCGCTACGACCCGCGCAGGCTGTTGGCCGTCTACTACGCGCTGCGCGGCGTCTCGCTCCTCTTCCTCCCGATGCTGCTCGCGCCCACCGTCCACCCACCGATGATCTTCTTCATCGTCTTCTACGGCCTCGACTGGGTCGCCACGGTCCCGCCCACCGTCGCCCTGTGCCGCGAGCACTACGGCGACGACAGCGCGATCGTCTTCGGCTGGGTCCTCGCCTCCCACCAGGTCGGCGCGGCCCTCGTGGCGTTCCTGGGCGGCCTGGCCCGGGACGTCTTCGGGGCGTACGACGTGGTCTGGTACGCGTCGGGGGCCCTGTGCGCGGCTGCGGCGCTGATGGCGCTGGTGATACGGCGGCGCGGTCCGGCCCGGGTGGTGGCAGCCCCGGCCTGA
- a CDS encoding GlxA family transcriptional regulator has translation MPLSQRDTDTREDPGFRPHRVVVLALDGVLPFELGIPHRIFGRPRDARRRRLYEVVTCSVRPPGPVETDADFAIQVAHGPEALATADTVIVPASYELGPVFEEGVLTDELTAALAHVRPGTRLASICTGVYVLAAAGLLDGRPATTHWADAEHFQRLFPKIRVDADVLYIDDGDVLTSAGVAAGVDLCLHMVRRDHGTAVANEVARRTVVPPHRDGGQAQYIQRPVPEPQLATTTTARAWALGRLHEPLQLRDMAEQESMSVRTFTRRFREEVGVSPGQWLTRQRVERARHLLESTDLSVDQVAGDAGFGTAQSMRQHLQATLGVTPTSYRRTFRAGGAGGAGTAGSDRTADRTG, from the coding sequence ATGCCCCTGTCGCAGCGAGACACAGACACCCGGGAAGACCCGGGCTTCCGCCCCCACCGCGTCGTCGTCCTCGCCCTCGACGGGGTGCTTCCCTTCGAGCTGGGCATCCCGCACCGCATCTTCGGCCGCCCCAGGGACGCCCGGCGCCGACGCCTGTACGAGGTCGTGACCTGCTCGGTCCGCCCGCCGGGCCCGGTCGAGACCGACGCCGACTTCGCCATCCAGGTCGCCCACGGCCCGGAGGCCCTGGCCACCGCCGACACGGTGATCGTCCCGGCGTCCTACGAACTCGGCCCGGTCTTCGAGGAGGGCGTGCTGACCGACGAGCTGACCGCCGCCCTCGCCCACGTCCGGCCCGGTACCCGGCTCGCCTCCATCTGCACCGGCGTGTACGTGCTCGCCGCGGCCGGCCTGCTGGACGGGCGCCCGGCCACCACGCACTGGGCCGACGCCGAGCACTTCCAGCGGCTCTTCCCGAAGATCCGGGTCGACGCCGACGTCCTGTACATCGACGACGGCGACGTGCTGACCTCGGCCGGCGTCGCGGCCGGGGTCGACCTGTGCCTGCACATGGTGCGCCGCGACCACGGCACCGCCGTCGCCAACGAGGTGGCCCGTCGTACGGTCGTACCGCCCCACCGCGACGGCGGGCAGGCGCAGTACATCCAACGCCCGGTACCTGAACCCCAGTTGGCGACCACGACCACCGCCCGCGCCTGGGCGCTCGGCCGCCTCCACGAACCGCTCCAGCTGCGCGACATGGCCGAGCAGGAGTCGATGTCGGTACGTACGTTCACGCGCCGGTTCCGCGAGGAGGTCGGCGTCAGCCCCGGCCAGTGGCTCACCCGGCAGCGCGTGGAGCGGGCCCGGCACCTCCTGGAGTCCACCGACCTGTCCGTCGACCAGGTGGCCGGCGACGCGGGCTTCGGCACGGCCCAGTCGATGCGGCAGCACCTACAGGCGACCCTCGGTGTCACCCCCACCTCGTATCGCCGCACCTTCCGGGCCGGGGGCGCCGGGGGTGCCGGGACGGCGGGGAGCGACCGTACCGCCGACCGAACCGGCTGA
- a CDS encoding acyl-CoA dehydrogenase family protein: protein MEFGFGVGDEEFRAEVRAWLGAHVDGDLDRRGWERILGKAGWIGLSWGETGFGNRAASLTQQVVWAEEYARSGAPARSGHIGENLLAPTLLAHGTDEQRARFLPPVAAGEELWCQGYSEPGAGSDLAGVSTKAERAADGTYRITGQKIWTSLAHEADWCFVLARTEAGSVRHHGLSFLLVPMDQPGRIEVRPIRQLTGTSEFNEVFFDGAHARAEHLVGAEGAGWGVAMSLLGFERGVSTLAQQIGFARELERVVRAAVDSGAVADPVVRERLVRQWAELRVMRWNALRTLGSSGDAGAPSVAKLLWGGWHQRLGELAMLVRGAAAGVGPVEWSAAAPYELDAAQHLFMFSRADTIYGGSDQIQRTIIAERVLGLPREPKGVV, encoded by the coding sequence GTGGAGTTTGGATTCGGCGTCGGGGATGAGGAGTTTCGGGCGGAAGTTCGGGCCTGGCTTGGTGCGCATGTCGATGGGGATCTTGATCGGCGCGGATGGGAGCGGATTCTCGGGAAGGCCGGGTGGATCGGGCTTTCCTGGGGGGAGACCGGGTTCGGGAACCGGGCCGCCAGTCTTACCCAACAGGTCGTCTGGGCCGAGGAGTACGCCCGGTCGGGGGCGCCTGCGCGGTCCGGGCACATCGGGGAGAATCTTCTCGCCCCGACGCTTCTCGCGCACGGTACCGATGAACAGCGGGCCCGGTTCCTGCCGCCGGTCGCGGCGGGCGAGGAACTCTGGTGCCAGGGATACAGCGAGCCCGGCGCGGGCTCGGACCTGGCAGGGGTGAGCACGAAGGCCGAGCGGGCCGCCGACGGGACGTACCGGATCACCGGGCAGAAGATCTGGACGTCCCTCGCCCACGAGGCGGACTGGTGCTTCGTGCTCGCCCGGACGGAAGCGGGGTCCGTCCGTCATCACGGGCTCAGTTTTCTGCTCGTTCCGATGGACCAGCCGGGGCGGATCGAGGTCCGGCCGATCCGGCAGCTGACCGGGACCAGCGAATTCAACGAGGTCTTCTTCGACGGGGCACACGCACGCGCGGAGCACCTCGTCGGGGCCGAGGGCGCCGGCTGGGGCGTCGCGATGAGCCTGCTCGGGTTCGAGCGGGGGGTTTCCACACTCGCCCAACAGATCGGGTTCGCCCGGGAGTTGGAGCGAGTGGTGCGGGCGGCCGTCGACAGCGGTGCGGTGGCCGATCCCGTCGTACGGGAGCGACTCGTGCGGCAGTGGGCCGAGTTGCGGGTGATGCGCTGGAACGCCCTGCGCACACTGGGCAGTTCGGGGGACGCCGGGGCGCCAAGCGTGGCGAAACTGCTGTGGGGCGGGTGGCACCAGCGGCTGGGAGAGCTGGCGATGCTCGTGCGGGGCGCGGCGGCCGGGGTCGGCCCGGTGGAGTGGTCGGCCGCCGCGCCGTACGAACTCGACGCCGCGCAGCACCTGTTCATGTTCTCCCGGGCCGACACGATCTACGGCGGCTCCGACCAGATCCAGCGCACGATCATCGCCGAGCGCGTGCTCGGTCTGCCCAGGGAGCCCAAGGGAGTCGTCTGA